The sequence below is a genomic window from Ipomoea triloba cultivar NCNSP0323 chromosome 10, ASM357664v1.
TATGcatttattattactttatattgGTATGTGGTCACATGCAAGTTTAAActattaaagaatatatatatacacacagccACAGGCAGACAAAAGAACAGTCAATAGATCCGCAAGCTAAGGTGAACCTAACATGTGGAAGCATAAACTAAACTATAAAACTCAACAATTAAGGTTATGTCATTTCAAAGAAAGCTAAGAGGCCGGGTGAATAGTTATTGAAATGTAGAAATTAAATGTATGTTAAGACCGAACCAATCCAAGACAacagaataataaaatatgaaaggTTGTCTTACACAGTGACAGCATGTCCCCCGAATGTGTATAGAATGTTTGTGGCTCCTGTGAAGTATAGCACAAGTTTGGTTGGTCCAGAGTGCTTAACCCCCTCAACCTGCaatcaatataattaatcatatatacaaatggATCGGATATGATTAAAttagattattattttgttgACATCCAGATGGATAGAATGTTGAATTCacatgatatgatatgatatgatgatgatgatatgtgGGGGCCGGGGGCTTACCGGGCCATGGAGGAGGGAAGCGATGGTTAGGTACCAAGCGGTGTAAGTAGTCATCAACAAGCCAAGAAAAGACCAAATGCGGTAGTTGTGAAAGGAGGGGATGAAGACGGTGGTAGCACAGCAAGCTCCAAAGATGTAGGTCCAAGTCCTCTTGTCCAGATTATCATTTATGTAATAGATATTgctgcatttttatttttatttttatattcaattcACACTAGTTAATCATCAAACACATACAGATGCCATGCAgtaactatatgtatatattaataaggcaggcattatatatataatattgcagAGCAGACTTAGGTTGCAGTAAttaataagtaaaataattaaaagtgaaGTTTAGGTAATTAAGGAGGGCTGTACCTAGCACAAGCGATGAGCTGAATTACAGATCCAAACAGAAGAAAAGTGCAGTTAAATGCCAAACCCACGTTTCTCCAGTGCTTTCCAAGCAGCCCATCAAGAACTTCAAACCACTAcacatacaaaatatatatatatgaaataatctATCTATCTGAGCGAGCTGAGGTTGGCTGGGGTCTGAATCCAATTATATAAAACAAGCTAGCAAAGGCATTAATGAGATGAATGAAGTGAAGTAAGTAATTACCTGAATGACGTGATTGCGGAAATCGACCTTTTCTCGCTCTTTTCTAGTTCTGTACTCAACATAGAGAGAACTAATGAGGTAGGCAGTCCAGCTGCCCATCAACCCATAGAAGAGCTGAAATGATATGCCCGACACCATCCCCAGCTGAGAAAACGAGTACGGTAACGTCAGCAGGACTTGAGCCACCTACATCCAGTAAGTAATATACAATGTAGTGTATGTTAGCTAGCTAGGAagatatatatctatatctatatagaTGGAGATGATGAGAGATGGAATCCCAAATGAAATGGttaataagtaattaattacCATACCTGATTAGAAGCACAGCTAAACCAAGCATCATACACCGATCCGCCATGCCAGAAGAGGTTAGAGATCTTAGTCTTCATGTCCTTAGCTTTCCCTTCTCTCTCCATCTCCACATAGTTCCCTGCTATTATCGTCTCCACCACCTTGTCTGAGCTTTCCATTTttcaatctctctctctttctccctTTGAATGCCAGATGATCTGAGTTGAGTTACGTCACCAAAGCTAAGCCTTGAACATTAATGGCCTGCCCTTAAATGGACATACATACAAAGCCCGCAGCTGCCTCCATCTCCCTATCtatgctatatatttatattactacTTGGGACCTTTATCTTACCTCAACCAAGATTTCGATTCGTTGCGACAAATATGACattctctccttttctttttccttttggcCGGGTATAACTTGCTTACTTTTACATCTTGAaagctatttttatttttattgtcatgtcatgctaataatttttttttctctctcttcaacTACCAAACtattattataacatattataataaaaataaaataaagtatactAAGACCAAAGCATAGTAGGTTGCTAGTAGAGAGTGGGCACTGGGCAGTAGTGGTTATTTCCTTTTGGATCGGAATACGTAAATAGTTTGAGCATGCGAGGTTTAATGAGTGATGGTGGTTTTCGAGCCAAAGATTAAATCTTTTGTTTTCTAccaaattaattagtttaataatataaattttgtataatttagggAGTAGTGGAGCGTGATTGGAGTGTCCGCACGGGTGGGCTTCCCTTATTCCAAGGAAAATTGCTCTAATAATATGTGTATGCATTTACATAACCTAGCTAAGATAAGGAGCGTAGATCACGGTCCAAAATGATATTGttttaatgttaaaaataaaattttgtatttcgtgcgtttatgtgttagaataatgagttttttagggtaagataatgtaatgtgttagaataatgtattttataaattagaacaatgtactttatatgtttttagACCATAGTTTACATAGTTGTGTGGGCCACAACCACACAATAGTGATTGCTACAATAACACTCCATTCATTACTACTACTAGAATCTAATCTAGGCCGGACatacatataagtgtgagattacatatacaaattaaaaatagtacaGTAAAAACATgatactttaattaattttacaaaatacaaatatataagttggaagagaaaaaaaaaaaaaaggggagaaattgtatatattattagataGGATGTAATGCAATGTAATAGTCAAAGTACAGTAATAATTAAAGAGAGGTAGCAGAGGAtcggaataataataataataattatgagaAAATTAAAGTAGACTGTATGATTGCAAGGAAACGGGCGTGATCACTTTATTTATAACAAGCTAAGGAGAAAGCTGCTTTAATTTTCTTGCTGGATGGAGTGGATGGTCACATGTACCTATGTTGGCTTTGGGAAAATGACTTGAAGATGCCCTCGCTAGCTAGCTGGCCGGACGCACAATACCAACACCGTACCCCAAAAACTAAACCCTCTTACCTCCGGGGTATAATATAACTTGGTGAATGAAAGAATAATGAGTTTGGGGTAAGCGAGTACTAAGCCTCAAATCCCACAAGGGGTGAGATATCAGAGTCAatgcaaaattttatattactcCTTAGGTTTGGAgttcaaatattaatttcaaatgaCAGTGGAAAGTGAGTATGGTCTTCAAGGAATGGTTAGAGAGGAATTAAACACAAGTGCATTGAGTGTTTGAGAGCTAATCATCGTGAAGTATTAGATCACTTTGAGGATGTTAGGCCGCCACGTTGGTAGTCACAACATGACGCCTAACATCTGAAAGCTAGTAATTAAGTGTGATTACAGTCAACTCCGCCGTGACCACCTCCCAGAGGCACTTtggagtttggacgacttcgcTCTCTTGCTCCATGCCAAGCTCTCAATACAAGCCTCCATTTTGCCCCCTTTTTGCATTAATCTCTTGCAAAAATGTTATATGATCTTTTTCAGCTCATGAATGCCTAGACCCAATATTTCCTTCCTACAATCACAAATGCATCAAATTAAACCTTGTTCAATTCCACTATACTTACTCAGCATTCAAGCAAAATGAAGCACAATTATAAGCCATGGGGGGCTTATCATGGTTCAGATTCAAAAAAATGTACCAAACGAACTTAATTCTTTCCTACTtatataatttatcaatttCGTAATATATAagagtttataatttataaaataattgttttcattattctttaatataattcttcaattcacatacattaattaatgtttaataatcTTTGGATatgatttaaatttgaataataataatgttgggGGAGTAATGATTGATTATTGTAATGCGATATGATCTGGGATGGTACGGTGATGATAATGCAACATATACACATGCACATGATTACAGATGTCGAAAAAAGGGGAATTAAAATAATTGGAGAAAAgatggaaaagaaaagaagggtGGATTGTTagtttttagttggatggaaaGAAGAAACATATTGATGGAATGGGGAGGTAGAGGTAGGAGGAGGTGAGGGCAAAATGGTAGCGTTATGTCACGCTTTCCGGACATGACAAATTCAATTCATGAGGTTGGGGACCAGATCAGATCAGAAACATACATTCCCTGATGCATCTGTCTTGTCCCCTTGActatcacatttttttaaattgctgACTGAGCTGCCACCCCGCCCCGCCCAGTGTTTTTGGTTTCATATATCTTAGATTGCATCTCCAATTCAAGCTCACCAGTCACCTCATCTCACCTAGctcgcatatatatatatatatatatatatatgtcgtcTGTCTGTGTGAATGTATGATTCAAATGCGCGCTGAGCTGATGCTAATAATAGTTGATCCAGTATTAGTCTCTGTTACGTTAAATCCACTAGTCTTTGTTTCATTGTTTCCCCGCCCCCTCCCTCCCTGTTACTTCTTCCACAATTaatgattcatatatatatgcttctGCAGCCTGCAGCGTGATATATGCCTACTGTACTGTTGTTCCACccagaaaataattaaacaaataatcAACCCTCCTGCCCTCATTATTACTTCAGCATACATCAACCAAATTAAAGCTTACTTTCACCTCCACCTCATTCAATTCATTTCATACACTAATCAACTGAATTCATTGCATACACTAATCACATCACTTAGCTAGGAAGACTATAGTTTTGATATGTAGGCAATAGGACTGAATTTGATCATTCAATGTTCAAGTCTTTAATAACTGCCTTGACTTGAATGACACTTTTTTAATCTAAGCTGATTTTACTAAATGACAAATGAGGTTATCAATAACACTCACACAATCTATTATAACCATTCATCTACAATATAATTGGTCATATTACACATGTCTAGCTCGTATTAGTAACTCTCTAATTAACAGATACTATTTttcttgtataaagattatttaaattaaatgtacTATAAAAGGATCTAAACACTGCTAGTatggttttttaaaaaaggtttttttttttttaaatttatcatttcattttttgtttttcttcataCCCAAAAAATGTTTGAAATCTTTCATTCTCATCACCTAGTTCAGATGCCCTTTTTAACTTTTTGAGTGAATTAATTTCTAGAGATAGATAGAATGCTTTGTAAAAATATATGTCAGCCTATGTGTGTTCAAGAGTTATTATCCTTCCCTGCATTATAATAGTACACATTGCCAACTATTGTCCGGTTGGTAAATGGCAATATGTactattaattttgataatgttgttgttgagtattgaccctgtttggtaaataaatcagcctatcagccaattttgacttatttgatcactattaattgtttggctaataagttttttgtaacttcaaaatgctaaaattcaaaaggctactcaaaacagtcttttcaattagctttttgagaaaagaaattataccaaacagctatcagctaacagctaatttatcaaacaattttctacaatcagctaatattatcaacaaatcaattattttaatccaaacagccaacccaatcagccaacaaccattaccaaacagggccattgtgttttttttttttttgggtgggggtgggggaggGGTATAGttctttattatttaaatttgaacttcaaattaagagaaaataatttaatttatgtgaaaactgaagcatatatataatagaagaaCAGTGTATGTATATACGGTATAGAATGATAGTATACACAGTGAATAATAGATGGAATGGTGAAGTCCGTTCCAATCCATTTAGGAAACACCATGATGCTCAATTCATTCACTGCCATCTGTCCTTGgggtacaaattaaattaaagttaccCTTCCATAAAATGCTTCTTTTATAAAGCTATACATTAATTATTGACAACCATAAATGCATGTCAATTTAcaacttttctttaattttatgcaCCACCTcaccaacaaaaacaaaattaaatatagacCGTAGGTATATAATgtaaccaaaaagaaaaaaaaaaaattgagcccGTCACCCTTTTTTGGTACAGACTGTAAGTGTGaacaattctttttttattaaacGTGTGATAAGCAATAAATGAGATGAGCCAACCAGATGTTGACTTTGGGCTTGCTAATGATCCCAGATAAGTGTTGTTCAATTATGTCATCCCTGGCATCAATCATGTGATTCCATATACCAGATAGAACTTACCCGAAGAATCATGTATATTTTTCTCTTAGGGCGACTATGTTTGGACTTGATGAATTGAGACAATGTTATTGGCCAAGTATCTTCTTCAGCTTTTGTTTTTCATATTTGCAGCTTGCAGCTGCAGGACATAATATACGAAGAAGCTAAGGATATCCTATGAAGCGCCATCTTCCTCAGCAAAACATACACACTTGTAACTTGTTGAATAAATAAAAACGGGTGGGTAATTTTAAAATGGCAAAATCATGGAATATGCTAAAACCTCCCACTCCACTCCACTCCCTTCCTTTTACTCTGTTTTCTTTATCTTTCTTCCTAAGCTTCCTTGCttctttcaaaaagaaaattccTGAGACCACAAAAATAATCCTGAAAAAGAGAAAGAATTAAAGTAGAAAACGAATTAGTAAAAGCAACCAAAAGCTCTTAACTCTTGTATCAATCAAACATAgactctctttctctctccaacCCAATGGGTCGTCTCCTCGCCGTCGCCTGTCTTTCTCTTCTCCTCTCTACGAGCTCGCTCTTCTCTGGTAATAATCATTGCAACCACCTTGCTCTTACTAATTACTTCTGCTAAAGTTATTTCCTTTTAGATGTTTTCATCGAAATCTTTGATGATTAAAAACTACAGAAGTGCAGTCAACCACGTTCAAGATAGTGAACAAGTGCCGGCAAACAGTGTGGCCTGGAATTCTAACGGGCGCCAACCGTGCAATATTATACCCCACAGGATTTAAGCTCAACAGCGGCAAATCCAAAACTCTTTCAGTGCCCAGATCGTGGTCGGGTCGGGTATGGGGCCGAACCCTCTGTTCTAATGATTCTTCGGGTAAGTTCAGCTGCGTCACCGGCGATTGCGGCTCCGGGAAGGTACAGTGTGCCGGTAGTGGGGCTATACCCCCAGCCACCTTGGCTGAGTTCACTCTTAATGGTGACCAGGGCCTCGACTTCTATGACGTCAGCCTCGTGGACGGCTACAACCTCCCGATGCTGATTGTGGCCAAGGGCGGCAAGAGAGGAGGCTGCGCCTCCACCGGTTGCTTAGTGGACTTGAACGCTGCGTGCCCTTCGGACTTGAAAGTGGCGCGTGGCAACGGGAGTGACAGCGAGGGTGTGGCCTGTAAAAGCGCGTGCTTGGCATTCAACCAGCCCATCTACTGCTGCAGCGATGCGTACGCGACGCCGGACACTTGTCACCCCTCCACCTACTCGCTCTTCTTCAAGCATGCCTGCCCGCGATCTTACAGCTATGCCTACGACGACCACACCAGCACCTTCACCTGCGATGGCGCTGATTACTTGATCATGTTCTGTCCGCCACCTTATACCAGGTCAACTAACATTATCTCCCGCATTTCATCAGTTCAATTCATGTGTCTGGGTGCAAATTGCATATTTCAATCAGTTTTAGCTGGAAACTTGTGCTTAATCTTTGTGGTTTGGTGTTAAGTGCCAAAATCCTGCCTGCTTACAAACATGGCAGAATATAATGCAGAAGTAAGTCGTCAAACAACTTTTGTATAGAGCCTATTTGACATGAGGACAGTAATTTGGCAAACTGGAGAATAAGAGAACAagtaattaaagaagaaaatatcCCATGCCTCATCATGGTTTCCCTTTAACCTCCATATAGCCAAATTAAGAAGAGATTAGTTGAAAAATCTAGCCTTTAAAACATGCCATCTCAAGCATTTGGGTTGACTTGATAGTATTTGCATACAGTTAAAGAGCTAATTAAGCATTATATTCATCAAACCAGATTGTCAAGTTCTTGGTTGCAGTGGCATTATATACAGGATAAAAatgtgttttgttttgcttGGGCCTTGAGGAAGAGAAAACTAGAAAGTAGGCAAAGCATGACTGGTAGATTGATAATACCATCCATATTTCACCCCACATGGTAGTTTGCCAATTGGGAGCATTTGTATTCATATTAGGAAAGTATTGCCAATGCATTCATTTTACTCTACTTGAATAGACTCTAGTATGCCATTTTAGTCTTTTCCTGCCTAGCAAGTTGGGAATTATCTAGAGATGAGGAAAGTTGCACCCTGTATTAGTCAGTCACTCGTCCTTCAAGTCTCCTGTATTAGTCAATCAGCAAATTAAACCAGGAAAAAAAGCTTGTCTGTTCCAAAGGCACAAACATGCATGCCAAGTACCTATAGCACTCGGTTCTCATCTAGCTTTTCTGTACTATAACCTTCCAGATTGGAGAGCTTATACAATCAAATATCCAACTGATTTGGCATGCCCTCATCAGAGGTTGCCAATTGTATTGATTAAATTTTCATGGTTGATGTCCCATGCTTGGGAAAACACATTTTTTGCCTGTTATAGACACTTGCATATTCCCTCAACTCGCTGCTACACTTGTTGTCCACATTCCATTGGTAGGGGTAATGCATTATATTCCAGAAATAATATATTGCTTCAAATGCTCTTCTGAAGTAAAGCAAGCAAGCTCCCTTTGCCAAGTAGAATAAATCTGTTGGTGTTGGATGCCTGTGGAATTATAGTAATTAATGTCTGCCTGGCCACAAGTCCTTAACTATGTCATATATATAGTATCTTAACAATCCTTAAAGAAATTGTGGAATCTAATCTAGAGGTGGGTTAATCTAAGAAAATAGATGGTTTGATTTATTTTGTCATTGCTGATGCAGAAACAATTTTTCTTTCTCCCCCTGAAACTCCCCAGACAAAGGAGCCCTGCCCTGATCATAGTGTCTTGGGACCTCTGTGATACTAGCTCGTACATGATATCTATGACTCTCTTTACCCTCACCTTATCTGTCAATCTTTGGCAGTCGTAGTTGAGCAGCTTATTTACGGGTGTCAGCTGATCGAGGAAACACTCAAACTGAGTGCTGTCTTGAGTCACAGAGCCAATCCTGCTTTTAAATAGCTAGTATGGCTACTGATTACAAGTAATTGAGGTGTAAGTTGGCTTCGTTGCCCTCTCTCTGAGGAGTCTTGCCCGTGTAATTCATTAGGTAGAGaacaaaatttcaaaatcaacTGTGTTTAGAGTGTTTTGATTGTGAGGGAGGAGGATCATTTTGAGTTGGCAAAAATAAAGAACTTACAGAGTGGTCTTTGCTCTGGAAGTTTGTTTCCTCTAATGCTCAAGATCCTTAGGCTAAAGCAAAAGTTGAATAAAGGAGCCTGTGTGTCTGTACTGTGTCTTCCATATTCAGTATGTAGACGATGCCACAGATATTTTACTTTAAACATGTGTAGCTGTTTTAGATGCTTAACCGTAGCAGTTAGTGTGATTTGTTGGATTTGGATGCTTATAAATTTGCTTGTATCAACTGGCCTGTTGTATCAAATTTCATTCCACCTCTTATATAGTTTGAACTATCACTATCACTATCACTATCACTTACAATACACTTGTACACCAATTGATTTGTAGAAGCAACATACTGTACTGTAAGTAGTTCACACGGAAACTATTTTTGCAGCCAGAAAGTGCTGTCAGCACGGAAGCAGGCAGCTGACTTGCCATTAGTTAATGAAACTATGTTGTACCTTGGAAGGCGCCATAGAAGTGGTATGTTCTATATGCAT
It includes:
- the LOC116032581 gene encoding thaumatin-like protein 1b; this encodes MGRLLAVACLSLLLSTSSLFSEVQSTTFKIVNKCRQTVWPGILTGANRAILYPTGFKLNSGKSKTLSVPRSWSGRVWGRTLCSNDSSGKFSCVTGDCGSGKVQCAGSGAIPPATLAEFTLNGDQGLDFYDVSLVDGYNLPMLIVAKGGKRGGCASTGCLVDLNAACPSDLKVARGNGSDSEGVACKSACLAFNQPIYCCSDAYATPDTCHPSTYSLFFKHACPRSYSYAYDDHTSTFTCDGADYLIMFCPPPYTSQKVLSARKQAADLPLVNETMLYLGRRHRSG
- the LOC116031809 gene encoding auxin transporter-like protein 2; its protein translation is MESSDKVVETIIAGNYVEMEREGKAKDMKTKISNLFWHGGSVYDAWFSCASNQVAQVLLTLPYSFSQLGMVSGISFQLFYGLMGSWTAYLISSLYVEYRTRKEREKVDFRNHVIQWFEVLDGLLGKHWRNVGLAFNCTFLLFGSVIQLIACASNIYYINDNLDKRTWTYIFGACCATTVFIPSFHNYRIWSFLGLLMTTYTAWYLTIASLLHGPVEGVKHSGPTKLVLYFTGATNILYTFGGHAVTVEIMHAMWKPQKFKAIYLLATMFVLTLTLPSAAAVYWAFGDLLLDHSNAFSLLPRTPFRDMAVILMLIHQFITFGFACTPLYFVWEKAIGMHECKSLCKRAASRLPVVIPIWFLAIVFPFFGPINSTVGSLLVSFTVYIIPALAHMFTFKSSAARENAVEQPPKFLGRWAGTFTINIFIVVWVMIVGFGFGGWASMLNFIHQIDTFGLFTKCYQCPHPHQPAPAPQILNATAPAPSLLHLTNLTHHL